From the Paucidesulfovibrio longus DSM 6739 genome, the window TGGATATGCTTTTGTAGGTCTGATCAAGGAAAGCCTGAACGACCTCCTGGACAAAACCCTTGATGAAGACCTGCAGATGAAAATTCTCAGGAGATTAGCGGAACACCATGACTGGTACGATTCTTTTCACAGTGTAAAATCCAGGAAATCAGGCAAGAAGATAATTATCGACATTACGCTTGGCTTCACACCTGCCAAGACAGCGGGAGAGATGTTTGAACTGACTGGAAGACTCAAAGAAAAACTTGAAAACGACATACCTGACAGCGAAGTGCAGATCATCTCGCGGATCGACAAAGAGTTTGATGAGACAAATATTGCGAGAAAGTCATTAAGCAAAATACGGATTCTACCAATCACGGAAGCCGACCTTACGGACTCCATGGAGTTGGCCAGAAGATATCTTCCATCAGACAATCCTGAATTGATTCTAAATGTGCTGAAGGAAAGCTGCATGCTTGGCACCAACAGTGAAGAACTCTTGAAAGAGAACATAGTGAACCCACGCTACTGGGTAGCATTGAGCGACGACAAATTAATTGGTTTTTCTGGATACTATTTCTATTCCCATGAGCCTGATTCCGTGTGGGCGGGTTGGGCCACTGTTGATCTGCGCCTTGGCCTGCTTTCGGCAAGGGCTGCCAACAACCTGTTTACAAAAGTCGCTTACGAAGCAAGAAAAACAGGAAGAAAATACATAAGACTCTGCACAAGCGCCTTACCTGAAGAAGCCATGGCAAACAAAATACATTCCAAGTTTGGCTTTGAGATCTATAAAACAGACATTGACTGGGACGGAGTTGAGCTGCTTTACAAGCAAGCCGAAACAGAATCTGTCTTTGAAAAATTCCAGAAGAATGCTTGAAGAGAGTAATACAGAATTTTAACCAGCTCCGATCCATCTGTCGGGCTGCGACCGACAAGCGCCAGCTTCGCGGACCGGACTCTCTCCCACAAGTTCGACAGCAAACCCGCAAGGCTCCCAAGGCCTTGGAAGTGCGTGGCGTCGAGCATCATCCCGCTGGACTCATCCAGCTTGTGCCGAGGCCTTTTTCGGTCGGCCCCACGGGCAGGCCCGGATGCATACCCCGCAGATGGGGTGCTCGATATGTTCGAGCTTTTTGTTTTCGACCATGACGCGCTGCTTGCAGCGTTCGAAGAACAAGGCTTCTTCGCGGCGTTGGTAATGGCTCTCGGTGTTCACGTTGCGGATGGCTCCGACAGGGCAAGCGTCGGCACAGGCGCTGCACCCCGCGCAACGGTTCCTCAAAGGCTCATCCGCGACAAAAGGCGCATTCGTCAGGATGCTGACCAACCGGATTCGCGGGCCGTACTCCGGGCTGACCGTCAGCAGGCTTTTGCCCTGCCAGCCCACCCCCGCGGCCACGGCCACGGCTTTATGCGAGACGGCTCCCCGCAACTCCGAGGCATCCACTGTTTTGGATGCCGGGATGGGCAGCGCCGACCAGCCCCTCTCCTGAAGCCAGAAGGCCGAACGGGCGGCAAGACCGTCGAGCATGGCGTTCACGACCTGATAATGCTCATGGTAGAGCGGCGTGGGCACGTCCTCGATCATGTCCAGCACCGCGTCGGAAAGGTGCAGTGCCAGGCTCACGGCGCGGGGATACGCCCCCCACAGCCCTTCGGGCCGGGTCGGCAATCCGTGCAGCCGCGCAGTATCGGCAATCCCCACCAAATGAGCGCCCATATTCCGGGCCGCATCCTTGAACTGCGAAGTCAACTGTTCCGACATCGACAACCTCAAAGCAAATGGGATCTCGCGACGCATTGAGCGTATCTTCAGCTTTTTTGGAACGGGCCGCAGCATTCGCTGCTGCAACAGCTGTCCAGAAGAAAGCCGTTGTATGCATGAAAAATACGTTCCAACTTGGACCGCTGGTCCGGGCTGAGCGGCGTCCTGTCCGCCTTTTCCGCTGCGCGCTGCAACTCTTCCCAGCGGGGCACGGCCCGCATCCCCTCTTCCAATACTTCTCCGCTCGCCGGATCAATGAGTGCGGCGTCCCGGCTGTCCGTGGCCAATGCCAGAGGAGCGGGTCCGTTGTCGATGAGCCTTGCGGCCACGGCGGTTTCCCGGACAAAGCTGCCGACGCAGCCCGAGCAGAAGACTACCACGAGGAGCGGTCTGCCCGCGTCATCGTAGGCCACGAGGTCGAGATTGCGGTTGAACCTCTCCCCGTCCACTTCGTAGCTGAAAGGCACCTTGGCCCGCAGCCGTTCGCGCGGGTAGCCGAGCTCCTCCACGAGAAGACGGGCCAAAGCCTGCCGGAATTCCTCGTAGGTGGTTTCCTCGATTTCCTCTCCGGTCAGATAATCCCGCAACGTGTTGCCGAGACTGACTTCATGCATGAGTACCTCCTTGGCGGCCCGTGCCGTCCAAGTACGAAATAACACGGCAGAAAAAAAAGGGGAACTTCCGCGGAAGTTCCCCCTGGAATGCTGTTCGCCGACAGGCTACGGCACGAGGGCCTTGCCCGCCTGGATGGCGATGTTGAAGACCGGGCCGGGCACCAGGCCGAAGATGAAGACCACGGCGGCGAGCAGGCCCGCTCCGGCAACGCTGAACGCGCTGGTGTCGGGCAGGGGCATGTCGTCGTCGGCTTCATGAGTGTAGGCGTGGCGCACGAGGCTCAGGTAGTAGTAGATGGCGATGGCGCTGTTCGCGGCCAGGACGATGACCAGCCAGTTGTAGCCGTTGTCCCAGGCGGCCGTGATCAGGAAGAACTTGCCCATGAAGCCCATGGTCGGCGGCAGGCCCACCAGGGCGAAGGCGCCCACGGCCAGCGAGAGAGCCAGGGCCGGAGAACGCTTATAGAGGCCGTTCAGATCGTCGAGCCGCAGGTTGCGGCCATCCACGGCCACTCGGCTGACGACCCAGAAGCAAAGCAGGTTCATCAGGATGTAGGCCAGGGCGTAGAACGCGGCGGCGGAAAGGCCCTGAGCCGTGCCCGCGACAAGACCGACCATGACGTAGCCCGCATGAGCCACGGAAGAGAAGCCGAGCAAGCGCTTGATGTCCGTCTGGGCCAGGGCCGAGAGGTTGCCGAAGGTCATGGAGATGGCACCGAGCACCGCGAGAAGGGTCGTGATCTCCATGCCGGGCTTGAGCAGCACGGCAAGACGGATGAGCACCACCACCGCGCCGAGCTTGGGCAGCGTGGCCACATACGCGGCGGTCTCGTTGCTGGAGCCTTGGTACACGTCCGGACACCAGAAGTGGAACGGGAACAGGGCCAGCTTGTAGAACATGCCTGCCAGGAACATGGACAGCCCCGCCACGGCCATGGGATTGGCCGCGAAGCTCCAGTCCATCTTGGCCATTTCGGAGATGTAGCTGCTGTGCGCTCCGGCGAGCACGTAGGAGAAGCCGAACAGGGCGATGGCCGTGGCCACCGCGCCGAAGAGGATGTACTTGATGCCCGCCTCGGCGGCTCTCTTGTCCGTGGCCCGCAGCGGAATGATCGCATAGAGGCTGTAGGAGGAGAGTTCCAGGGCGAGATAGATGGTGATGAGTTCCACGGCCGAGGAGATGATCATCAGGCCGAAGGCGGACAGGGCCAGGAACAGGAAGTAGTCCGCGCGCTGGCCTTCCTCCAACGTCGGCTGGCGGGTGGCGTTGACCACCGCCACGAAGAAGCCGAAGGCGATGGCTCCCTTGAAGAACTGGGACATGGAATCCACATTGTAGACCCCATAGAACATCAGTCCCTGCGGCGACCAGAACGAGATGATGGTCACCAGCACGCCGAGGCCGGCGAAAAAGGGCAGCCATTTCTCAACGGGCGGTTCCCAGTCCCTGCTGCCCAGGCTGAAGATGAACAGCGCCGTGATGAGCAACAGCAGGTACAATTCCGGGACGATAGCGATCAGGTTGAAATTCACGTTCGCAACTCCCTAGTTCTTCACCGGTTCCGCGGTCCCGAAGAGATCGCGGGCGGCCAGTTGCAACGGTTGTTCTTCTTCCACCTGCACGATCTGGGATCTCTTCTGGAAGTCGTCGAGCAGCTTCTCGATGGAAGGATCGATGAGCTTGAAGAAGATGCCGGGTTGCAGGCCTATGTAAAGCACGAACACGGCCGGGATGGTCAGGAAGACCCACTCGCGGGAGCTGAGATCCTTCCAGGTCTTGGCGCTGCTCGGACGGCCCCAGGCCATCTTCAGCGAGACGCGGAACATGTACGCCGCGCCGAGAAGCGCGCCGGGCACGATGCACGCGCCGAGCCAGGGGTTCGCGGTGAACGTGCCCACAAATACGAGCAGTTCGCCCACGAAGCCGTTGGTGCCGGGGAATCCGAGAGAGGCCAGGGCGAAAAGCCCCCAGAAGAACATGAAGGCGGGTAGATACTTGCCAAGCCCCATGTTGTCCTTGATCTCACGGCTGTGGCTCCGTTCGTAGACGGCGCCGATCATCATAAACATCGCGCCGGTGACGATGCCGTGGTTGAGCATCTGGAACAGCGCGCCTTCGACCCCCCTCAGGTTGAAGAGGAAGATGCCGAGGGTCACGAAGCCCATGTGCCCCACCGAGGAGTACGCCACCAGTTTCTTGATGTCCGTCTGTCCGAGAGCGACCGCACCGCCGTAGAGAATCGAAGCGATGGAGATGCCGATCATCAGCGGCGCGAAGTATTCGCTGGCCGCCGGGGTCAGGGGCAGACAGAAGCGCAGGAAGCCGTACGTTCCCATTTTCAGCAACACGGCCGCCAGGATCACGGAACCGGCCGAGGGGGCCTGCACGTGGGCCGCGGGAAGCCATGTGTGGAACGGGAACATGGGCACCTTGATGGCGAAGGCGAGCGCCATGGCCAGGAAGCACCAGAACTGGAACCGGAAGCTGAAGTTCATGGTCATCAGCTCCGGAATCGAGAAGGTGCCGCCCGCCACCCGGAAGGCCACGATGGCCACCAGCAGCATGACCGAGCCCGTCAGGGTGTAGAGGAAGAACTTGATCGAGGCATAGCGGCGCTCGTCGCCGCCCCAGACCGCGATCAGCAGGTACATGGGTACCAGCATCGCCTCCCAGAAGACGTAGAACAGGACCAGATCGAGCGCGCTGAACACGCCGATGCAGGCGCTGGTCATGAACAGGAGGCAGAAGTGGAACTCTTTGATTCGTTTACCGATGTAGGTCCAGGAACACATCACGCAGAGCGGCAGCACGGCGATGGTCAGCAGCACCATGAGGTAGCTGATGCCGTCGATGCCGATGTGGTATTCCAGACCCCACTCGCCCACCCAGGGAATCCGCTCGACGAACTGGAACTCGGATGAGAAGTTGAACCAGTAGAGCGGGATGGCCAGGATCAGCTCCACTATGGAAGCGATCATGGTGTACATCCTCACGGCTGCGTCGCCGCGAATGATGAACAGACCCGCCGCCGCCAAGAGCGGGAACACTATCAATGTGGTCAGAACCGGATAGCCGAAGTCCAAAGCGCGTCTCCGTTAGTTTTTCCGGTCTAGGCGAGGTACCAGACCAGAGCGAACACACACAGCGCCAGAATGGCGGCCAGCCCAAGGTAATCCTGCAAGCGGCCTGTCTGCACCCTGGCGCCAAGCTTGCCGACGTTCATGACCGAATAGGCCGACCCGTCCACGACGGTGTCGATGCCCTTGCGGTCGAACCAGGCGGAGCCTGAAGCGAGTCCCAACAGCCCGGCAAGACCGCCGACACGATAGACCTCGGTCCAGCGGTCGTCGATCCAGGCCAGGGGACGGCAGACCAGCCACAATACCAACTTCCCGATGAGACGATAGAAATAATCGAAATCGAGATTGAGCTGCTTGTGCGGAGTGATGATCTTCCTGCAGAAGTAGAACGCCAGACCCGAAAAGCCGAGAATCAGCAGGGACTGAAGCACATGCCAGGTGGTCCAGGGCACGTACATTTCCTCCACCGCGAAGGGCAGGTAGGCGTACAGCATCTGCGGATAGACGCCCTGGGCGATACACAGAGCGCCGCCCATGCTCATGGCCAGATACATGTTCCAGGGGATGGGCTTGAGCGTGCGGTCGCTGAGCTTCTTCCCGCCCCAGAAGGCGAAATACGGAAGCTTGATGCCCACCGAGATGAACGTGCCCACCGCAGCGATCTCCATGCCCGCAGCCAGCCAGGGGCGATGCGCCTCGGCCGCGCCGGTGATGGTCATGGTCTTGGAAATGAATCCGTTGAACAGCGGCCAGCCGGAGATGGACAGAGCCGCGATCATATAAAGCAGCATGACCCAGGGCAGCTTGCCGACCAGGCCGCCGAGCTCGTCGAGCTTCTGGGTTCCGGTCGCGTAAAGCAGGCAGCCGACGCCCATGAAGAGCAGGCCCTTGTACAGGATGTGCGCATAGGCGTGGGCGCAGGCGCCGTTCAGCGTCATGGCCGTGCCGATGCCGATGCCCGCCACCATGTACCCGACCTGGGATACGATGTGGTAGGACAGAATCCTGCGGGCGTTATTTTCCATGCAGGCGTAAAGCACGCCGTACACCGCCATGCAGGTACCCGCCACAGCCAGGATCTCCCAGCCCGCGAAGCCTCGGCAAAGCACGTAGACCGCGGTCTTGGTGGTGAAGGCACTCATGAACACCGAGCCGGTCACCGTGCCGCGGGGATAGGCGTCCGGCAGCCAAGCGTGCAGGGGAACCACCGCCGAGTTCACGCAGAAGCCCGCGAGAATCAGCCAGTGGTAGAAATGCGCATTGGCCGGGTTGATGTACTCGAAGGCGAAGGAACCCGTGGCCTGATACTGGAAGAGCAGCCCGGCCAGCAGGAACAGGCCGCCGACCGTATGGTACAGGAAGTACCGGAAGCCTGCGCGGGTGGAGGCTTCGTTGCGGGCCAGCCAGATCAGGAAGGTCGAGCCGATGCTCATCAGCTCCCAGAACACGAAGAGCGTCAGGTAGTCGCCCGAAAAGACGCAGCCGAGGCCGCCCGCCACATAGAGCGCGGCGCAGGCGTGCTGCATCTTGTCTTTGACGTGCAATGCGTAGGTGAACCCGATCAGCGAGACGATGGAAAAGACCTGGGCGAAGATGATGGACAGTTTGTCCACCCTGCCGAGGACGAGCGTCTCACCCATCCAGTTCAACGTGCCGTAGACTCCCGGCTGCATGGCGAAGACCGAATAGACGGCGATGAGCGGCGGCAGAAGCAGCAGCCAGCGCCAGTATTTCGAATCTCCCTTGAAAAAGGGCAACGCCAGGGCCAGGGCCAGAAACCCTAACGATGGATGGATGAAACTAGTCGCCTGAATCATAGAATTCCTCGTTCCGAGCGATGAAGGGCTGAACGATTTTCTTCATGACGATAACCATGGCCAGACCGAACACGAGCCCGAAGCCAGCCCAGAACCCCGTATACTTGTCGATCACGAAATGCGGCTCATGCGTGTTCCAGATGAAGTTGAGGCCGACGAGGACCGCGAGGATCACGTACATGATCGTCCGGAAGGTACTCCCCTTCTCCCTCAGCTTCTCGAAGAAAGCGCCGAGCGGTGTGAGTTCCGCCATTACAGCCCCCTAGAAGATGCCGTTGCCGAGCACCTTAATGAAGTTCAGGAACGTCTCCGGGAACAAGCCCAGGAAGACCGAGATCAACGCCGTGGTGAAGAGCGGAATGACCATGGTCTTGGACGGTTCGGAATACTGCTCCAAATTTGCACCGGGCAGCGGCTTGAAGAAGAAGGCCCGGATCAGAATGGGTACGAAGTATCCGGCGTTCAGCGCCGTGGAAAGCAGGAGAGCCACCAGCAGCACGGTCTGGTGCGCGGTGAGCGCGCCGTTGACCAGGTACCACTTGGAGACGAACCCGCAGACGGGCGGCATGCCGATCATGGACAGCGAGGCGATACCGAAGGCCGCGAAGGTCCAGGGCATGCGCCAGCCGTATCCGTTCATTTGGCTGATCTTCTTGTTGTGCGTGGCCACATAGATGGCGCCCGCGCAGAAGAACAAGGTAATCTTGGAGAAGGCATGGTGCGGGATGTGCATGATGCCGCCCTGCACCGCCATGGGGGTGAGCATGCAGACGCCGACCACGACGTAGCTGAGCTGCGAGACCGTGGAATAGGCCAGTCGCGCCTTGAGGTCGTCTTTCGTCAGTGCGATGAGCGATGCCACCACGATGGTGAAGGCCGCGAGGTAGGCCGTCGGGATGCCCAGGAAGAGCGAGTTCATGGTCTCCAGACCGAACCCCGAAAGGACGATGCGGCAGACCGAGAACACACCGGCCTTCACAACCGCCACCGCGTGGAGCAACGCCGAAACGGGCGTGGGCGCGACCATGGCCGAAGGCAGCCAGTTGTGGAACGGCATCAGCGCGGCCTTGGCCAGACCCGCGATGTACAGGGCGTAGGTCACGGTCACGAGGTAGGGATGATCCGCCACCACCTGGGCCGGGAACATGCCCGTGACGATGTTGCCGAGCTGGAAGTCCAGCGTGCCGCAAAGCACGTAGGTCAGAACCATTGCCGGCAGCAGGAACAGCTTCGACGTACCCATCAAATAGACCAGGTACTTCCTCGCTCCCGTGAAGGCCTCTTCGTCCTCGTGGTGCGCGACCAGAGGATACGTGAAGACCGTGATGACCTCGTAGAAGAGGTAGAGCGTGAAGACGTTGGCCGAGAAGCTGACGCCAAGAGCGCCGAAGATGGCAATGGCGAAGCAGAAGTAGTAGCGGGTCTGGGCGTGTTCGTTCAGACCGCGCATGTAACCGATGTTGTAGCTTGTGGCGAACATCCAGAGGAAGGAGGCGATCAGGGCGAAGATGATGCCCAGGCCGTCCAGGCAGAAGCTCACCGAGATGCCCGGCATGATGGTGAACAGCTTGTAGTACAGGATCTGGCCGTTCAAGATCGCCGGCACGAACGAAAGGTTCGCCAGGAAGGTCACGGCGCCGGCGATCAGGGAGACCGCCTCGCGCTTGTAGATGTCCTTCCTGAAAAGCCAGATGAAGTACGGCGCGAGCAGTGTCACCGCCAGGGGCAGAAGCAGGCGTGCGCTCTCAGTCATAGCTAATCCTTCAGCGTGGAAACTTCACGGGTTTTGGTGGTCCCGAATCTCTTGGCTACCACCACGATGATGGACAGCACCAGCGTGGCCTCCGCCGCAGCGAGGCCCATGACCAGAAGCGTGCCCAGCTGGCCCAGAACGGCGTCCGCCTCGGTAAGCTGGGAGGCGGCCACGATGGACAGTCCCGCCCCGTTGAGCATCAGCTCCACGGAGATCAGCATGCCGACCAGACTTCTGCGCTGGACGATGCCGAACAGGCCCAGGCAGAGGAGCAGGAGCGCAACCAGTTGATAGAGTGTCAGCGGACTCATTTCTTCCCCCTCTTCTCCAAGGCGAGCAGCACGGCTCCGGACATGGCCACGAGCAGAACCACGGAGATCAGCTCGAAGGCCAGGAAGTAGGATTCAAGCAGACCGTGCCCGAGCTGCTGGATGGTCACGTCGGCCGGGGTCGTCAGACTTGCCGGCGGCTTGTTCATGATCAGCCAGGAGAGCACGCCGCCCACGGACATGATCGCGCCGAGGGCGTAGAGGTGTTGCCGGATGGGCGATCCCTCGCTCTCGTCGCCGCGCCCGTGCGCGTCGGTGAGCATGACCGCGAAAAAGATCAGCACGGCCACCGCGCCCACATAGATGAGCAGCTGCATGAACGCCATGAACGGAGTTCCCAGGAGCATGTACATGCCCGCCACGCCTATGAGCGTGCTGATCAGACCGATCAGGGCGCGCACCAGGCTGCTGCTGCCCACCGCCACGATCCCGCCGCCCAGGATGATGAGCGCGTAGATCCAGAATGCGATTTTAGCCATCAGTTCCATAGTGCCTTACGCCTCTTTGCTTGCCGCTTCGGCCGTCTCGGCCTTGGGGGCCGTCCCGGACGCCTTGGCGGCGTTTTCCGCCTGTCGCTCAAGTCTTTTCAGCAGGTCGAGCTTGAAATCCTTCCTGCTGGTGCCGACAAAATAGATATTGTGGGAATACTGAAGC encodes:
- a CDS encoding NADH-quinone oxidoreductase subunit N, whose amino-acid sequence is MNFNLIAIVPELYLLLLITALFIFSLGSRDWEPPVEKWLPFFAGLGVLVTIISFWSPQGLMFYGVYNVDSMSQFFKGAIAFGFFVAVVNATRQPTLEEGQRADYFLFLALSAFGLMIISSAVELITIYLALELSSYSLYAIIPLRATDKRAAEAGIKYILFGAVATAIALFGFSYVLAGAHSSYISEMAKMDWSFAANPMAVAGLSMFLAGMFYKLALFPFHFWCPDVYQGSSNETAAYVATLPKLGAVVVLIRLAVLLKPGMEITTLLAVLGAISMTFGNLSALAQTDIKRLLGFSSVAHAGYVMVGLVAGTAQGLSAAAFYALAYILMNLLCFWVVSRVAVDGRNLRLDDLNGLYKRSPALALSLAVGAFALVGLPPTMGFMGKFFLITAAWDNGYNWLVIVLAANSAIAIYYYLSLVRHAYTHEADDDMPLPDTSAFSVAGAGLLAAVVFIFGLVPGPVFNIAIQAGKALVP
- a CDS encoding monovalent cation/H+ antiporter subunit D family protein — protein: MTESARLLLPLAVTLLAPYFIWLFRKDIYKREAVSLIAGAVTFLANLSFVPAILNGQILYYKLFTIMPGISVSFCLDGLGIIFALIASFLWMFATSYNIGYMRGLNEHAQTRYYFCFAIAIFGALGVSFSANVFTLYLFYEVITVFTYPLVAHHEDEEAFTGARKYLVYLMGTSKLFLLPAMVLTYVLCGTLDFQLGNIVTGMFPAQVVADHPYLVTVTYALYIAGLAKAALMPFHNWLPSAMVAPTPVSALLHAVAVVKAGVFSVCRIVLSGFGLETMNSLFLGIPTAYLAAFTIVVASLIALTKDDLKARLAYSTVSQLSYVVVGVCMLTPMAVQGGIMHIPHHAFSKITLFFCAGAIYVATHNKKISQMNGYGWRMPWTFAAFGIASLSMIGMPPVCGFVSKWYLVNGALTAHQTVLLVALLLSTALNAGYFVPILIRAFFFKPLPGANLEQYSEPSKTMVIPLFTTALISVFLGLFPETFLNFIKVLGNGIF
- a CDS encoding complex I subunit 4 family protein, with translation MDFGYPVLTTLIVFPLLAAAGLFIIRGDAAVRMYTMIASIVELILAIPLYWFNFSSEFQFVERIPWVGEWGLEYHIGIDGISYLMVLLTIAVLPLCVMCSWTYIGKRIKEFHFCLLFMTSACIGVFSALDLVLFYVFWEAMLVPMYLLIAVWGGDERRYASIKFFLYTLTGSVMLLVAIVAFRVAGGTFSIPELMTMNFSFRFQFWCFLAMALAFAIKVPMFPFHTWLPAAHVQAPSAGSVILAAVLLKMGTYGFLRFCLPLTPAASEYFAPLMIGISIASILYGGAVALGQTDIKKLVAYSSVGHMGFVTLGIFLFNLRGVEGALFQMLNHGIVTGAMFMMIGAVYERSHSREIKDNMGLGKYLPAFMFFWGLFALASLGFPGTNGFVGELLVFVGTFTANPWLGACIVPGALLGAAYMFRVSLKMAWGRPSSAKTWKDLSSREWVFLTIPAVFVLYIGLQPGIFFKLIDPSIEKLLDDFQKRSQIVQVEEEQPLQLAARDLFGTAEPVKN
- a CDS encoding NADH-quinone oxidoreductase subunit J family protein, encoding MELMAKIAFWIYALIILGGGIVAVGSSSLVRALIGLISTLIGVAGMYMLLGTPFMAFMQLLIYVGAVAVLIFFAVMLTDAHGRGDESEGSPIRQHLYALGAIMSVGGVLSWLIMNKPPASLTTPADVTIQQLGHGLLESYFLAFELISVVLLVAMSGAVLLALEKRGKK
- a CDS encoding cation transporter, whose product is MQTNSYTEHAKENLPLQFKVLKLSLLIDVFSCLPVVAIAILSNSMILFTDIYDYSYNIISGIISVTIVNKLIKGKITSYDYGSGKLESMGSLVISALVIMGLISTAALSIHRIYYPQSLNIDFSLIGFAINFIALIINIILWLRVQKIAAVSNSPIMKSQWRLHRANAIVNMFVFISLLAAILFRDFSWGFIIDPVCAILLVFAAGYAFVGLIKESLNDLLDKTLDEDLQMKILRRLAEHHDWYDSFHSVKSRKSGKKIIIDITLGFTPAKTAGEMFELTGRLKEKLENDIPDSEVQIISRIDKEFDETNIARKSLSKIRILPITEADLTDSMELARRYLPSDNPELILNVLKESCMLGTNSEELLKENIVNPRYWVALSDDKLIGFSGYYFYSHEPDSVWAGWATVDLRLGLLSARAANNLFTKVAYEARKTGRKYIRLCTSALPEEAMANKIHSKFGFEIYKTDIDWDGVELLYKQAETESVFEKFQKNA
- a CDS encoding Na(+)/H(+) antiporter subunit D, producing the protein MIQATSFIHPSLGFLALALALPFFKGDSKYWRWLLLLPPLIAVYSVFAMQPGVYGTLNWMGETLVLGRVDKLSIIFAQVFSIVSLIGFTYALHVKDKMQHACAALYVAGGLGCVFSGDYLTLFVFWELMSIGSTFLIWLARNEASTRAGFRYFLYHTVGGLFLLAGLLFQYQATGSFAFEYINPANAHFYHWLILAGFCVNSAVVPLHAWLPDAYPRGTVTGSVFMSAFTTKTAVYVLCRGFAGWEILAVAGTCMAVYGVLYACMENNARRILSYHIVSQVGYMVAGIGIGTAMTLNGACAHAYAHILYKGLLFMGVGCLLYATGTQKLDELGGLVGKLPWVMLLYMIAALSISGWPLFNGFISKTMTITGAAEAHRPWLAAGMEIAAVGTFISVGIKLPYFAFWGGKKLSDRTLKPIPWNMYLAMSMGGALCIAQGVYPQMLYAYLPFAVEEMYVPWTTWHVLQSLLILGFSGLAFYFCRKIITPHKQLNLDFDYFYRLIGKLVLWLVCRPLAWIDDRWTEVYRVGGLAGLLGLASGSAWFDRKGIDTVVDGSAYSVMNVGKLGARVQTGRLQDYLGLAAILALCVFALVWYLA
- a CDS encoding 4Fe-4S double cluster binding domain-containing protein — protein: MRREIPFALRLSMSEQLTSQFKDAARNMGAHLVGIADTARLHGLPTRPEGLWGAYPRAVSLALHLSDAVLDMIEDVPTPLYHEHYQVVNAMLDGLAARSAFWLQERGWSALPIPASKTVDASELRGAVSHKAVAVAAGVGWQGKSLLTVSPEYGPRIRLVSILTNAPFVADEPLRNRCAGCSACADACPVGAIRNVNTESHYQRREEALFFERCKQRVMVENKKLEHIEHPICGVCIRACPWGRPKKASAQAG
- a CDS encoding type I restriction enzyme HsdR N-terminal domain-containing protein, which encodes MHEVSLGNTLRDYLTGEEIEETTYEEFRQALARLLVEELGYPRERLRAKVPFSYEVDGERFNRNLDLVAYDDAGRPLLVVVFCSGCVGSFVRETAVAARLIDNGPAPLALATDSRDAALIDPASGEVLEEGMRAVPRWEELQRAAEKADRTPLSPDQRSKLERIFHAYNGFLLDSCCSSECCGPFQKS
- the nuoK gene encoding NADH-quinone oxidoreductase subunit NuoK, with protein sequence MSPLTLYQLVALLLLCLGLFGIVQRRSLVGMLISVELMLNGAGLSIVAASQLTEADAVLGQLGTLLVMGLAAAEATLVLSIIVVVAKRFGTTKTREVSTLKD